Below is a window of Mucilaginibacter ginkgonis DNA.
AAGTTACCCGCTATCAAACTACGTTTAAACACAACGAAGGACAATATAACGATGATTATCGACGCGGCAAGGTAAGCCAGGTTCTTTTTCAAATGATAGGGTATGGGATAGTTCTTCTGACCCCAGATGTAAGACAATATCATCATGCTGGCGTAAGCGATCAACGACGCCCATGCCGAAGCCATGTAACTATACTTCGGAATAAAGATAACATTGATAATAATAGTAAGCAGTGCCCCAATACCCGAGATGTATAAACCGTATTTGGTTTGATCGGAAAGTTTATACCACACCGACAGGTTCATATATATACCCAGGCTTACATATCCGAATAGAAGCGGCGGTACCACATCCAGCCCTACCCAGTAATCGGGGTTGTTTACGTAGTGCTTTAAAATCTGAATATTAGCAATAATGCCTACGAACATTACGCACATGGTGATCACAAAGTAGTCCATGATACGGGCGTAGGTCTGGCCCGAGTTTTTATTCTTCGCATGACTGAAAAAAAATGGTTCTGCACCCATACGGAACGCCTGATTAAACAGGCTGAGAAATATAGATATCCGCGCACATGCTGAGTACACCCCAACTTCGTGCTCGCTGATATTCATCGGCAACAACTTACCTAAAAGAATTTTGTCAAAATTTTCGTTTACGATATAAGAAAGATTGGCGATAAGCATTGGCCAGCTATACAACAGCATTTGCTTAAACATGTCTACGTCCAACTGCAGCTTTATACGACGCAACTCGGGCAGTAGCATTACAAGTGTGATGATACTTGCGATAAGGTTCGATAGAAAAACATAGCCCACCCAACCTTGCCTGTACCAGCCAATAAACCATGAACTGCCTATGCCATGGCTTGCAATTAAACGCGGTATGCCGAAGATAAGGATCAAATTCAGGGTAACAGTAACTACAATGTTTACCACTTTAATGGTGCCATACCTGCCCGGGCGGCCATCTGCACGAAGTTTTGCGAAGGGTATAACGCACCAGGCATCTGTTACCAGGATCGCGACGAAATATTTGATGTATGTTTTAAAGTCTTCACTCGGGGTGTCATTACCAATACGGATAAAACCAGCAATTGCGTTTGTAAAAGGCAACGTGAGTAAAAGAAATAAAACAGTGATAATAAAGATAGACCAGAAGCCGTTGTTATAAACCTGCTGCTTTTTATCGCTGTATTTATTGAGGTAACGGAAAAACGTGGTTTCCATACCAAATGAAAGCACCGCCTGTATAATTGAGGCATAGCTGAACATGGTACTAAAAATGCTGTAAACTTGCGGCAAGTACGCCTTGGTATAAAGCGGTGTAAGTATAGCGCTTAACAGCCTTTGAACAATGGTTGTTAAACCGTATACTGCTGTTTGGCCCGCAAATTTTCTGGCTGTAGACAAGGTGCTAAGTTAAACGTTAAAGTTGATACCCATATAAGGGGTTATTTTCTTACAACTTCGAAATTACGATAGTTTTTTAAATCGCCTTCCTGTGCATTTACAGATGTTACTTCAGCATTTTCGGGGCCTTCGTTGCACCAGTCTAAAAACATATCGATAGCATGTTTATCGCCTTCGGCTTCGCAAAAAACGTCGCCGTTTGGCAGGTTTTTAACAATGCCTTTTATGCCTAACTGGTCGGCAACGGCCTTTGTAGACGCCCTGAAAAACACGCCCTGCACTTTCCCGCTGACTGTTATATCTAAATGTTGGTTCACGAAGCAAAGGTAAAGGATTTATGAAAAATTTGCCTTTAAGGATTCAGGTGTAATCAAACTATCCGCTGTACCTTAGTCTCCGGCGTTATGGTAAATCCATCAAGGCCTGTAAGCAAATTTAATCCGGGTGTTTTGCCGGGAGCAATGCTACCCTTTTCTTCATCTATACCCAAATAACTTGCGCCATTAAGTGTAGCCCATTGCAATAAGGATTGCAATGTTACAGAAGGGAATGCCGACTGTATCAAACTCATTTCGTATAGGATGCTTAATTTGGTATTTGAGGCAAGGCTGTCTGTACCCAACGTAATGTTTGCCTTCTGATCAAGGAACAACTCGATCTTCGGTAAGCGGCTTTCGATATACATATTCGCCCCGGGGCAAAAGCACCAGCTAATGCGTTTGTCAAACCGTTTAATAAAGTATATGTCCTTTAAGTTGGTATAGGTGTTATGAACCAATAATATCTTTTGCTTGCTGGTGAGCAGCGGCACAACCGTTTGTAAAGAGTTACGGGCCTGCGGCTTAAAGTAGCTAATATCTAAGCCAAAGCTTTCATAAAGATCAAGAAACTCGCCGCTTTTATACCTGTAAAACCTATTCTCATCTTCGCACTCCTGGTTGTGCATGGTTATCAAATTATCATGCTTACTACAGTAGTCTTTAATCAGCCTAAACAGATCTTTAGAAACAGAATACGGCGCGTGGGGTGTAACGGATGTATTTGAATTTTTAAACTCTTTTTTAAGCTCCAAGCCCTTATTAAAAACTTCTTCTGCGCGTTGCGGTAAAAAGCTGAATAACTCTATAAAAGTGTGATAATAAAGCTTACTGTTTAATTTTACGTCGACAGAAATATCTGTGTTTGAAATATCGCCTACTGCAACAATGCCATTCTCATACATCTCGGCATCGGCTCGGTATGCCGCGTCGATAGCTTCGGAACGATCTACTTCACGCTGTTTTTGTACCAGTTTGATAAACCTTACCAGCCCGCAATCTTTCTCTATCTTGTCCTTAAGATGCGCTAATTCAATGTGAGAGTGGGTATTAATAAAACCGGGAGTAATCACCCCGGATAGCTGCTGAACCTGTGTGTTTGAATCGGGCGGTTCTGTCCCGACGCTAATAATTGTACCGTTGTCATCAACGGTAACTACCCCATTTTTTATCGGATCGGCTGTAATGGTAAAAACGTAATCGGCTCTGTAACTTTTCATTTAAAATATGGTACTTATTGCTGGGTATCAACTCATAACAGGTATACAATTTACGTTCCTAAAACTCACTACAATTAACTTTTAGTTGTTGTTTTTTAATTTTACAATTAAAAGAAAAGTCGCCAAAACGCAAAATTCTAAAAATCAGTAACTTTGTAGTGTGAGTTCCAATCCATTAAAGAAAGATATCCGTAGCCTGGGCTTAAAAGAGCTTCAGCAAGAATTTGTAGCCCTGGGCGAAAAAAGCTTCAGGGCTCAGCAGGTTTATGAATGGTTATGGAAAAAATCGTGCACCTCTTTTGAGGGGATGAGCAATATTTCAAAAGAACTTCGTAAAAAACTGGAAGAGCATTTTTCTATCAACGAAGTTAGAATTAATAACTCCCAGTTTAGTGCTGATAAAACTATAAAAAATTCTTTTATATTACATGATAATCATTTAATAGAGGGAGTTCTGATACCGGCCGAGGAGCGGATGACAGCCTGTGTATCATCACAGGTAGGTTGCAGCCTTACCTGTAAATTTTGTGCAACAGGTTACATGGAGCGTAAACGCAACCTCAACCCCGATGAGATCTATGACCAGGTTGTGCTGATTGATAAACAGGCTCGCGAAAACTACAACGCCCCGCTTACCAACATTGTATACATGGGCATGGGCGAACCTTTGCTCAATTACGCCAATGTGCTTAAATCAATAGAGCGTATAACGTCTGAAGACGGGCTTAATATGGCAGCCAGGCGCATCACCGTTTCTACGGCAGGCATCGCCAAGATGATCAAGAAGTTGGGCGACGACCAGGTTCGCTTTAATCTGGCATTGTCTTTACACGCCGCCAACGATGAAAAGCGTAACCAGATAATGCCGATAAACGAGCAGAACAGCTTAAAGGCGTTAGCTGAAGCGTTGAAGTATTTTTATGCAAAGACGAAGAACCCCATTACTTTCGAGTACATCGTTTTCCATAATTTTAATGACGAATTGCAAGACGCCGTGGAGTTAGCCAGGTTTTGCAAACACGTGCCTTGCAAAGTAAATATCATAGAGTATAACCCCATTGCTTTTGCAGATTTCTTAAACGCGGGCGAAGATAAAATCGATGCCTTTGCCGACTATCTGAAACGCCAGGGCATTATTACCAACGTGCGCCGCAGCCGCGGCAAGGACATTGATGCAGCCTGCGGGCAATTAGCCATAAAAGATAAAGAAGCGGCTACGGTTTAGTCAACTTCTTTACGGCCGGTTATTTTGCTATCTTAGGTAATGCTTACAGCCGTCAAAACCCTTTTTACAGATACCCTTTCTCTACTATTCCCGCAGTTGTGCCAGGCATGCGGTAACAACCTTGTCGGCAATGAAGATATTATCTGCACTACATGTTTATACGATCTGCCTTATACCAACTTTCATCTGCAGGCAGATAACATTGTAGCCCGGCAATTTTGGGGCAAGATTAAACTCGAATCTGCTTATTCATTTCTTTATTTTACTAAAGGCGGCAGCGTGCAGCAATTAATGCACAATTTTAAATACCATAACACGCCGCAGATCGGTTACATGCTGGGCAAATTGGCTGGTAAGCAGTTGGCGGAAAGTGAAGTTTATAACACGATAGATTTCATTATACCGGTACCGTTGCATCCGTCACGGTTACGCAAACGGGGTTATAATCAAAGTGAGTACTATGCCCGTGGCATTGCCGAAAAGTTAAATGCCGAAGTATTGGTCAGCAACCTTATCCGTAAAAAGGCTACGCTTACTCAAACTCATAAAAACAGGCTGGCCAGGTTTGAAAATATGCGATCGGTATTTAGTTTGAAAGACCCTGCAGCGCTAAGGGGCAAACATGTTTTATTGGTAGACGACATCATGACCACAGGCTCCACCCTTGAGGCCTGCGCCATGCCGCTAATAGAAGTTGATGGCTTAAAGCTAAGCATTGCAACCATCGCTTATGCAGAGTAACGTCATGTCCACCTGGCCGCGTTAAAACTAAAATCCTTATAATTGGTTTTAAATAAATGCGGGCAATCCGCAGCCTTTGTTTCACTAAAATTATAACCATGAAGTTAAAATTTGCCGTCCCGGCGCTGCTTTTAACAGCAGCGGTTGGTACAAGTTGCGTGAGTAATAAAAAATACAACGAGCTTGACGCCAACTACAAACAGCTGCAAAACAGCACTAACGACTTAAGCATCAAATACCAGCGTGCTGCTCAGGAACGCGATGTTGCGAACAACCGCATTAAAAGCCTTGAAGAGCAAATTGCTTCTGAACGTGCCAATGCGGCCGGTTTAAAAGATGCTTTGGATAAATGTTTAAATTCAAGCAGCCAGGGTAACGTTAACATTTCTAAACTGGTTGATGAGATAAACCGATCTAATAAATACATCCAACAACTGGTTAATGCAAAAAACAAAAGCGACTCGCTTAACCTGGTGCTAACCAACAATCTTACCCGTTCTTTAAGCGCATCTGAAACACAAGATGTTGACGTAAAGGTGCTTAAAGGTGTAGTATACATTTCACTTTCTGATAATATGCTGTATAAATCAGGCAGCTATGAAATATCAGATAAAGCGGGTGCTACATTGAGCAAAATATCTAAAATCATTAACGATTACAGCAGCTATGATGTATTGATCGAAGGTAATACCGATAACGTGCCTATCTCTCAGAAAAACATCCGCAACAACTGGGACCTGAGCGCGCTTAGGGCATCATCTGTTGTACAGGCTTTACAAACCAATTATAACGTTGATCCAAAACGTTTAACTGCTGGTGGCCGCGGCGAGTATAACCCGATTGCCGATAACGGCACACCACAAGGTAAAGCGCAAAACCGCCGTACACAGATCATCATAACACCTAAACTTGACCAGTTTATGGACCTGATTGGTAAGGCGCCTGAGAAAAAATAAAAATAATTGTAACCTTTTAAAACAGCTCCCGTATACATACCCAGGAGCGTTTATTAGATAGTTGAACGGGATGTGTCGCAAGGATCCATCCCGTTCTTATTTTACTGCTTTTGGTATTTGCTCAGCTTATCGTGCAGCACTTTCGGATCAAAAGGCTTCAGGACATAATCATTCATTCCTGCCTCGCTTATCTCGCCCATTTGATTATTCAGCATAGATGCTGTTAGTGCTATAATCGGCAGTTGCTTGTAGTAAGATTCATCCTTGGCGCGCAGCGTTTTTGTTGCCTCCAACCCGCCCATTACAGGCATGTGAATATCCATCAGCACCACATCAAAGCTATGGTCGCTTTCAATTTTTTGTATAGCCTGCAAACCATCTTCTGCAAAATCTGCAGTTGCGCCCCATTTCTTAAGCACCTTATTAATAAGCAGGCGGTTTATTTGGTTATCATCCACCACAAGCGCATGCAGATTTAAGGCAGCGTCTGCCGATCCGGTGTTCTCTGCTTCGGCGCCATCAACCTTTTTAAATGTTATAGTGAACCAAAACGTAGAACCTTTACCAAGAACACTATCTACAATAATGCGCGAGTCGTGCAGTTCTATCAATCTTTTCGTGATCGCGAGGCCTAAACCTGTACCACCGTATTTGCGGGTTGTGTTCAGTTCGGCTTGTTTAAACGATTCGAAAATTGTCCCCAGTTTATCTTTAGCTATACCTATACCTGTATCTGTTACAGCAAACCGGATGCGTACATCTTTAGCCGATTGCTCTATTACTTTTAGTTCGACAGTTACTCCGCCTGTTTCTGTAAACTTAACCGCGTTGTTAACAAGGTTGATAAGTATCTGTGTAAGCCTGGTTTTATCACCAAGGATAAACTTAGGTACATCGCTGTCTATGTTTTCTTTGAGATAAATGCCTTTACCAGAAATATTGTATTGCAGGGATGCAATTATATTATGGATCATCTCAGGCAGGTTCACCTTGACCTTCTCAAGCTCCAAATTACCGGAATCCATTTTAGCGAAATCCAATACCTCATTAATCAGCTTTAACAGGTTTTCTGCCGAGAATTTTAGGATAGATAGATTTTCCTCTTGGGATTCTGTCGGGTTATCTTCCATCAACAGGTGCGACATACCGACCACAGCGTTCAGCGGTGTGCGTATCTCGTGGCTCATTACAGAAATGAACATGTCTTTGGCTTTGCTCAATTGCAAAGCCTCTTCCTTGGCGCTGATCAGTTCCGTCTCGGCTTTCTTCTTACTGGTGATATCGATCAATACTTCAATGTATTTATCAACCAAACCATCAGCGCCTAGAATCACCGAATTGATGACTGATAACCAAACTGGCTTACCGTCCTTGCGATATGCCAGCAGATCAACCTCGAAAGATTGCTTATTGCGAGATAACTCCCGCGATTTTTCTATTATGCCTACATCCGTCAGCTCGCCTTTAAGCGCGTCGCCCAGATGTTTGCCTTTTACATCTTTAAAATTGTAACCGGTTATGCTGGTAAAGGCACTGTTTACCCACTCTACCCTGCCATCAGCGCTATTGATCACAACGCCGCTAAGTGTATTGCTGGCCACCAGGGATAGGTAAGCTAATTGCTGCTCCGTTTTTTTGCGCTCAGTTATATCAATAGCTATGAGAATGTTGCGTTCAACCTCGCCGTTAGCATTAAAATATGGACTGTTATGCAAGTAGGTCCATACCTGGCTGCCATCTTTACGGTAAATAAGGATCTCAATGGAGTACGGCTTGTTTTCTGCCATCAGCGCTACTGCTTTTTCGAAGGCAGAAACATCCGTTTCCGGACCAATTAGCATTTCGCCAAAAGGCTTACCCTTCATTTCTTCCAGGGTGTAGCCGGTGATCTTCTCAAGCGCCTCATTCATCCAAACAATACGTCGTTCGGCATCCCGGATCAATATACCGCTTGGAGATTTCCGCACCGCGGATGATAGTATTTCGAGGTCTTTCTCGGTCTCTTTACGTTGAGTAATGTCTGTAATGCCTCTTATCTGACGTTCTACTTCTCCCCGTTCGTTCTTGATAACGGAGTTCATCACGGATATCCAAATATCTTTTCCGTCTTTACGTTTGATATTAAGATCTACCTCGTAAGACTGGCGCGAAGCCAGTAACTCCTCAAAATCTTTTACAGAGATGTTGGCGCCCAACTTGCCGTTCAGCACATTCCTTAAAGGCTTACTGCGCACATCTGCAAGGCTATAGCCAGTTATCTCTTCAAAGCTATCGTTTGTCCAAACAACATTGTCATTACCATCGCTTATTACAATGCCGTTGCTTACCTTACTGGCCACCAGCGAGAGCATTTCCAATTGCGCCTCATCGCGCTTTTGTATCGTTACATCGCGGCCGCTTGCGTACCATCGTTCGCCGTTTGGTTTTACCGTCCAGCTTATCCAACGCAAACCTTTCACTGTGCGTACAGGCGTTTCCAGTTCGAAAGCGGTTCCCAATTCACCATTGTTTTTAATGAGTAGCAACATCTCGTCGCGCTTATCGTCATTAAAAAAACGCCAGATTGGTTTGCCCTCAATATCTTCGGCCTTATAGCCTAATATATTTTCAACAGCCTGATTGATCAGCAGGATGTTGAGCGCACGGTCTGTAATGCAATGTATTTCGGGCGAGCTGTTAAACAAGTTATAGAACTCGTGGTGCCATATCAATGTTTCCTCCAGTTCTTTTTTCTGCTTACGCAGTACCAGATGCGATATTACTTCGCCGGCAAGTGTTGTTAGAGCGTCGCGCTGCTCATCTGTAAGTTTACGAGGTTTGGTATCAAATACGCAAAGCGATCCTAAATGATAACCATCGGGGTCTATTAATGGGGCGCCGGCATAATACATAATGCCGCCATTCTTAACGTTAGCATGATCTGCAAAACGTTCATCTACAGATGCATCATTAACTTCGTGTATCTTATCGTCGGCGATGGTGTAATTACAAAAAGAATCGGCGCGCGGAATGGACTCGATATCCATACCTACCAGGGCTTTAAACCATTGACGGTCTTTATCTATGAAGGTGATAAACGCGAATGGTACCTGGCAAATATATGCCGTCAGCCGGGTTATTGCATTGAATTGCTCCTCGGGCATACTATCCAGAATATCATAAGAGTGCAGGGCGATTAAGCGCTCGCTCTCATTAGATGGTACGGGATAGTTAGCAACAGACATTAAACCGATTATTTATACAGCGGGAACTTAGCGGTAAGGTCATGTACCTTTTTACGTACTTTCTTTACGTAATGTTCGTTTTCATGGTTTTTTAATACGGCGTCTATAAGGCCGACTATCGTTTCCATGTGTTTTTCTTTGAAACCGCGGGTGGTGATGGCAGCTGTACCAATGCGGATTCCTGAAGTGACAAACGGCGACTTATCATCAAACGGAACCATGTTTTTATTCACCGTAATATCTGCTTCAACTAAAGCGTTTTCTGCAGCTTTACCGCTAATGTTCTTATTTCGGAGATCTATCAGCATCAGGTGGTTATCAGTACCACCCGATATGATATTGTAACCATAGCTAACGAAAGCCGCTGCCATAGCCTCGGCATTTTTCTTAACCTGCAAAATATATTTCATGTAACTATCGCTCAAAGCTTCTTCATAAGCAAC
It encodes the following:
- a CDS encoding oligosaccharide flippase family protein gives rise to the protein MSTARKFAGQTAVYGLTTIVQRLLSAILTPLYTKAYLPQVYSIFSTMFSYASIIQAVLSFGMETTFFRYLNKYSDKKQQVYNNGFWSIFIITVLFLLLTLPFTNAIAGFIRIGNDTPSEDFKTYIKYFVAILVTDAWCVIPFAKLRADGRPGRYGTIKVVNIVVTVTLNLILIFGIPRLIASHGIGSSWFIGWYRQGWVGYVFLSNLIASIITLVMLLPELRRIKLQLDVDMFKQMLLYSWPMLIANLSYIVNENFDKILLGKLLPMNISEHEVGVYSACARISIFLSLFNQAFRMGAEPFFFSHAKNKNSGQTYARIMDYFVITMCVMFVGIIANIQILKHYVNNPDYWVGLDVVPPLLFGYVSLGIYMNLSVWYKLSDQTKYGLYISGIGALLTIIINVIFIPKYSYMASAWASLIAYASMMILSYIWGQKNYPIPYHLKKNLAYLAASIIIVILSFVVFKRSLIAGNLLFIAFAAVAILTEGKQLKATLSKK
- a CDS encoding acylphosphatase, producing the protein MNQHLDITVSGKVQGVFFRASTKAVADQLGIKGIVKNLPNGDVFCEAEGDKHAIDMFLDWCNEGPENAEVTSVNAQEGDLKNYRNFEVVRK
- a CDS encoding amidohydrolase family protein, with the protein product MKSYRADYVFTITADPIKNGVVTVDDNGTIISVGTEPPDSNTQVQQLSGVITPGFINTHSHIELAHLKDKIEKDCGLVRFIKLVQKQREVDRSEAIDAAYRADAEMYENGIVAVGDISNTDISVDVKLNSKLYYHTFIELFSFLPQRAEEVFNKGLELKKEFKNSNTSVTPHAPYSVSKDLFRLIKDYCSKHDNLITMHNQECEDENRFYRYKSGEFLDLYESFGLDISYFKPQARNSLQTVVPLLTSKQKILLVHNTYTNLKDIYFIKRFDKRISWCFCPGANMYIESRLPKIELFLDQKANITLGTDSLASNTKLSILYEMSLIQSAFPSVTLQSLLQWATLNGASYLGIDEEKGSIAPGKTPGLNLLTGLDGFTITPETKVQRIV
- the rlmN gene encoding 23S rRNA (adenine(2503)-C(2))-methyltransferase RlmN, whose translation is MSSNPLKKDIRSLGLKELQQEFVALGEKSFRAQQVYEWLWKKSCTSFEGMSNISKELRKKLEEHFSINEVRINNSQFSADKTIKNSFILHDNHLIEGVLIPAEERMTACVSSQVGCSLTCKFCATGYMERKRNLNPDEIYDQVVLIDKQARENYNAPLTNIVYMGMGEPLLNYANVLKSIERITSEDGLNMAARRITVSTAGIAKMIKKLGDDQVRFNLALSLHAANDEKRNQIMPINEQNSLKALAEALKYFYAKTKNPITFEYIVFHNFNDELQDAVELARFCKHVPCKVNIIEYNPIAFADFLNAGEDKIDAFADYLKRQGIITNVRRSRGKDIDAACGQLAIKDKEAATV
- a CDS encoding ComF family protein, encoding MLTAVKTLFTDTLSLLFPQLCQACGNNLVGNEDIICTTCLYDLPYTNFHLQADNIVARQFWGKIKLESAYSFLYFTKGGSVQQLMHNFKYHNTPQIGYMLGKLAGKQLAESEVYNTIDFIIPVPLHPSRLRKRGYNQSEYYARGIAEKLNAEVLVSNLIRKKATLTQTHKNRLARFENMRSVFSLKDPAALRGKHVLLVDDIMTTGSTLEACAMPLIEVDGLKLSIATIAYAE
- a CDS encoding OmpA/MotB family protein; translated protein: MKLKFAVPALLLTAAVGTSCVSNKKYNELDANYKQLQNSTNDLSIKYQRAAQERDVANNRIKSLEEQIASERANAAGLKDALDKCLNSSSQGNVNISKLVDEINRSNKYIQQLVNAKNKSDSLNLVLTNNLTRSLSASETQDVDVKVLKGVVYISLSDNMLYKSGSYEISDKAGATLSKISKIINDYSSYDVLIEGNTDNVPISQKNIRNNWDLSALRASSVVQALQTNYNVDPKRLTAGGRGEYNPIADNGTPQGKAQNRRTQIIITPKLDQFMDLIGKAPEKK
- a CDS encoding PAS domain S-box protein, yielding MSVANYPVPSNESERLIALHSYDILDSMPEEQFNAITRLTAYICQVPFAFITFIDKDRQWFKALVGMDIESIPRADSFCNYTIADDKIHEVNDASVDERFADHANVKNGGIMYYAGAPLIDPDGYHLGSLCVFDTKPRKLTDEQRDALTTLAGEVISHLVLRKQKKELEETLIWHHEFYNLFNSSPEIHCITDRALNILLINQAVENILGYKAEDIEGKPIWRFFNDDKRDEMLLLIKNNGELGTAFELETPVRTVKGLRWISWTVKPNGERWYASGRDVTIQKRDEAQLEMLSLVASKVSNGIVISDGNDNVVWTNDSFEEITGYSLADVRSKPLRNVLNGKLGANISVKDFEELLASRQSYEVDLNIKRKDGKDIWISVMNSVIKNERGEVERQIRGITDITQRKETEKDLEILSSAVRKSPSGILIRDAERRIVWMNEALEKITGYTLEEMKGKPFGEMLIGPETDVSAFEKAVALMAENKPYSIEILIYRKDGSQVWTYLHNSPYFNANGEVERNILIAIDITERKKTEQQLAYLSLVASNTLSGVVINSADGRVEWVNSAFTSITGYNFKDVKGKHLGDALKGELTDVGIIEKSRELSRNKQSFEVDLLAYRKDGKPVWLSVINSVILGADGLVDKYIEVLIDITSKKKAETELISAKEEALQLSKAKDMFISVMSHEIRTPLNAVVGMSHLLMEDNPTESQEENLSILKFSAENLLKLINEVLDFAKMDSGNLELEKVKVNLPEMIHNIIASLQYNISGKGIYLKENIDSDVPKFILGDKTRLTQILINLVNNAVKFTETGGVTVELKVIEQSAKDVRIRFAVTDTGIGIAKDKLGTIFESFKQAELNTTRKYGGTGLGLAITKRLIELHDSRIIVDSVLGKGSTFWFTITFKKVDGAEAENTGSADAALNLHALVVDDNQINRLLINKVLKKWGATADFAEDGLQAIQKIESDHSFDVVLMDIHMPVMGGLEATKTLRAKDESYYKQLPIIALTASMLNNQMGEISEAGMNDYVLKPFDPKVLHDKLSKYQKQ